One window from the genome of Candidatus Cybelea sp. encodes:
- the rplR gene encoding 50S ribosomal protein L18 — protein sequence MTSRRDARRERHARLRKKLSGTTARPRLYVRRSLHHIYALIVDDSKGHTLASASTVDKSFASSLGSKTNVAAAQAVGTAIAGKAKEAGISEVVFDRGGFKYHGRVRALADAAREAGLSF from the coding sequence ATGACGAGCCGTCGAGACGCCCGTCGGGAGCGACACGCTCGCCTGCGCAAGAAGTTGTCGGGCACGACCGCGCGTCCGCGCCTCTACGTGCGGCGCTCGCTCCATCACATCTACGCGCTGATCGTCGACGACAGCAAGGGCCACACGCTGGCCTCCGCCTCGACGGTCGATAAGTCGTTCGCGTCCTCGCTCGGTTCGAAGACCAATGTTGCCGCCGCCCAAGCGGTCGGCACGGCGATCGCCGGCAAAGCGAAAGAGGCGGGCATTTCGGAGGTCGTTTTCGATCGTGGCGGTTTCAAATATCATGGCCGGGTGCGCGCGCTCGCCGATGCGGCGCGTGAAGCGGGGTTGAGTTTCTAA
- the rplD gene encoding 50S ribosomal protein L4, with the protein MPNVIDASGKVLKEVQSPAALGGDYADKLSVVYRAVHREFANPRAGTASTLKRDEVSGGGRKPWRQKGTGRARQGSIRSPQWRHGGVVFGPQPRSYVESLNKKERRVAFLAALADRFQNDAVTLLDSSEFPIEKTGAFAKLLFGSAKAARVGPSTLIVCRRGETHAGAIERVGRNLQRVAVTDDGALDVKDVLRYERLFFTTAAYEALTERLAPKQETADGRP; encoded by the coding sequence ATGCCCAACGTGATCGACGCTTCGGGCAAGGTCCTTAAGGAAGTGCAATCGCCCGCCGCGCTCGGCGGCGACTACGCCGATAAGCTTTCCGTGGTCTATCGCGCGGTCCATCGCGAGTTTGCCAACCCGCGGGCCGGCACCGCCTCGACGCTCAAACGCGACGAAGTCTCGGGCGGCGGCCGCAAGCCCTGGCGCCAGAAGGGCACCGGACGGGCGCGCCAAGGCTCGATTCGCTCCCCGCAGTGGCGCCATGGCGGCGTCGTCTTCGGACCCCAGCCGCGCAGCTACGTCGAATCGCTCAATAAGAAGGAACGCCGCGTCGCCTTCCTGGCGGCGCTTGCAGACCGCTTCCAAAACGACGCCGTGACCCTGCTCGACAGCAGCGAGTTTCCGATCGAAAAGACGGGCGCGTTCGCCAAGCTGCTCTTCGGCAGTGCCAAAGCCGCGCGAGTCGGCCCCTCGACCCTGATCGTCTGCCGGCGCGGTGAAACGCACGCCGGCGCGATCGAACGGGTCGGCCGCAATCTTCAGCGCGTGGCCGTAACCGACGACGGAGCGCTCGACGTCAAGGACGTCCTGCGCTACGAGCGCCTTTTCTTTACGACGGCCGCCTACGAAGCATTGACGGAGCGTCTCGCCCCCAAACAGGAGACCGCCGATGGACGCCCGTGA
- the rpsQ gene encoding 30S ribosomal protein S17, which translates to MEQPNETAAVRQEKSRGTRRVKQGRVASNKMDKTIVVVSETRVPHPSYGKIVRKSARFKAHDERNEANVGDLVRIAECRPMSREKRWRLVEIVERAK; encoded by the coding sequence ATGGAGCAGCCTAACGAAACCGCCGCAGTGCGCCAAGAGAAATCACGCGGTACCCGGCGGGTGAAACAGGGGCGAGTCGCCTCCAACAAGATGGACAAGACGATCGTCGTTGTCTCGGAGACGCGCGTGCCGCACCCTTCCTACGGGAAGATCGTGCGCAAGTCGGCGCGCTTCAAGGCGCACGACGAGCGCAACGAGGCCAACGTCGGCGACCTCGTGCGTATCGCGGAATGCCGTCCGATGTCGCGCGAGAAGCGCTGGCGTCTCGTCGAGATCGTGGAACGAGCGAAGTGA
- a CDS encoding adenylate kinase, producing the protein MRVVFLGPPGAGKGTQARILHERFGLEQISTGDILRRNVSDGTELGRRAEGYMHRGELVPDDLVIAMIEAELRKMPAGFVMDGFPRTVAQAEALDKMLERRRWPLDAAVLFKTDRAVLIERLASRWTNPRTGRTYNVLTNPPKRAGICDEDGGELIQRDDDRPETVATRLDVYDAQTKPLIEYYRRTGRLVEVDALASVKSVAEKIAAAIGSAQTPGARW; encoded by the coding sequence GTGCGAGTCGTCTTTTTGGGGCCGCCCGGTGCCGGCAAGGGCACGCAGGCGCGCATTCTTCACGAACGCTTTGGGTTGGAGCAAATCTCGACCGGTGACATCCTGCGGCGAAACGTCTCCGATGGAACCGAGCTGGGCCGCCGTGCCGAAGGGTACATGCATCGCGGCGAGCTGGTCCCCGACGACCTCGTGATCGCGATGATCGAAGCCGAGTTACGAAAAATGCCGGCGGGCTTCGTGATGGACGGTTTTCCGCGGACGGTCGCACAAGCGGAAGCGCTCGACAAAATGCTCGAACGCCGCCGTTGGCCGCTGGACGCTGCCGTGCTCTTCAAGACGGATCGCGCCGTGCTGATCGAACGGCTTGCCTCGCGCTGGACGAATCCGCGCACCGGCCGCACCTACAACGTTCTGACCAACCCGCCCAAGCGTGCGGGCATCTGCGACGAAGACGGCGGCGAGCTGATCCAGCGCGACGACGATCGTCCCGAAACGGTCGCAACCCGGCTCGACGTTTACGACGCGCAGACCAAGCCGCTGATCGAGTACTACCGTCGGACCGGCAGGCTCGTCGAGGTCGACGCGCTCGCCAGCGTGAAATCGGTCGCCGAGAAGATCGCGGCGGCGATCGGTTCGGCGCAGACTCCGGGCGCGCGATGGTAA
- the rplN gene encoding 50S ribosomal protein L14, whose amino-acid sequence MIQQETRLKVADNSGARELLVIHVSGGGRHVYAHVGDIIVGTVKSAIPGAAVKKGQVVKAVVVRTSAPIRRLDGSVVKCDDNACVIIKGEKDNLDPRGTRVFGPVMRELRDRGFLKIASLAPEVL is encoded by the coding sequence GTGATTCAGCAAGAGACGCGTCTGAAGGTCGCCGACAACAGCGGAGCCCGGGAGCTGCTCGTGATTCACGTCTCGGGCGGCGGCCGTCACGTCTACGCGCACGTCGGCGACATCATCGTCGGCACCGTCAAGAGCGCGATCCCCGGTGCCGCCGTGAAGAAGGGCCAGGTCGTCAAGGCCGTGGTCGTGCGCACGAGTGCGCCGATCCGGCGCCTGGACGGCTCGGTCGTGAAGTGCGACGACAACGCCTGCGTGATCATCAAAGGCGAAAAAGACAATTTGGACCCGCGCGGGACGCGCGTCTTCGGTCCGGTCATGCGCGAGCTGCGCGATCGCGGATTTTTGAAGATCGCGTCGCTCGCACCCGAGGTACTCTAG
- the rplB gene encoding 50S ribosomal protein L2, with protein sequence MPVKKYRPTSPGKRFMTTIDFSELSKVAPERSLTEVRKKHSGRNNNGHITVRHRGGGTRKIYRIIDFKRSKDGVPAKVATVEYDPNRSCRIALLHYRDGEKRYILAPLGLRVGELVESGPAADIKIGNALPIKNIPVGTVLHNIELRPGEGGKLVRSAGVSAQLMAKEDEYSQVRMPSGEVRRIHINCRATIGQLGNIEHENQIIGKAGRSRHLGKRPSVRGIAMNPVDHPHGGGEARSTSGRPPTTPWGQMTMGKKTRRNKRTSKMIVRKRGSK encoded by the coding sequence GTGCCGGTAAAGAAATATCGCCCCACCTCACCCGGTAAGCGCTTCATGACGACCATCGACTTCTCGGAGCTGTCGAAGGTCGCGCCGGAGCGTTCGCTGACCGAAGTGCGCAAGAAGCACTCCGGACGGAACAACAACGGCCATATCACGGTTCGCCATCGGGGCGGCGGAACGCGCAAGATCTACCGGATCATCGACTTCAAACGCTCGAAGGACGGGGTTCCGGCGAAGGTCGCGACCGTCGAGTACGATCCGAACCGCTCGTGCCGCATCGCGCTGCTGCACTACCGCGACGGCGAGAAGCGCTATATCCTGGCGCCGCTCGGATTGCGCGTCGGCGAACTGGTAGAATCGGGCCCGGCGGCCGACATCAAGATCGGCAACGCGCTGCCGATCAAGAACATTCCGGTCGGCACGGTCCTTCACAACATCGAGCTGCGTCCCGGCGAGGGCGGCAAGCTCGTCCGTTCGGCCGGCGTCTCGGCGCAGTTGATGGCCAAGGAAGACGAATACTCGCAAGTGCGCATGCCCTCGGGCGAGGTGCGGCGGATCCACATCAACTGCCGCGCGACGATCGGCCAGCTCGGCAACATCGAGCACGAAAACCAGATCATCGGCAAAGCGGGGCGTTCGCGGCATCTCGGAAAGCGCCCGAGCGTCCGCGGTATCGCGATGAATCCGGTCGATCACCCGCACGGCGGCGGCGAAGCGCGCTCGACTTCGGGTCGGCCGCCGACGACACCGTGGGGTCAGATGACGATGGGCAAAAAGACTCGGCGCAACAAACGCACGAGCAAGATGATCGTTCGCAAGAGAGGGTCTAAGTAG
- the rpmC gene encoding 50S ribosomal protein L29, with the protein MKKNDLDGLRVLSVAELQEKARDAKSELFNLRFALRTGHLTDFSKIRAMRRSYARIQTVICEKRLAEEKHGAA; encoded by the coding sequence GTGAAGAAAAACGACTTAGACGGGCTGCGCGTTCTCAGCGTCGCCGAACTGCAGGAGAAGGCCCGCGACGCAAAGTCCGAACTTTTCAACCTGCGCTTCGCGCTGCGGACGGGCCATCTAACCGATTTCAGCAAGATTCGTGCGATGCGCCGCTCGTACGCGCGAATCCAAACCGTGATCTGCGAGAAGCGGCTCGCCGAGGAAAAGCATGGAGCAGCCTAA
- the rplV gene encoding 50S ribosomal protein L22: protein MNERVPQAVAHLRFVRQGPRKLRRVANAIRGKSVREALVLLKFAEVFAAEPIEKLVRSAVANAGNNHDMNVDELYISRITVDGGPGGRFTKRIDPRAQGRAAFKRKRFSHVTVIVSETPPAKPPRKSAGASVQAARATRRSAAGAGAAKKTPRKKRSTRKQAASAAAGA from the coding sequence GTGAACGAGCGCGTCCCCCAGGCCGTCGCTCACCTGCGCTTCGTACGCCAGGGTCCGCGCAAGCTTCGCCGCGTCGCCAACGCGATTCGCGGCAAGAGCGTCCGCGAGGCCCTCGTGCTGTTGAAGTTTGCCGAAGTCTTTGCCGCCGAGCCGATCGAGAAGCTGGTTCGGAGTGCCGTCGCCAACGCCGGCAACAACCACGACATGAACGTCGACGAGCTCTACATCTCGCGCATCACCGTCGACGGCGGTCCGGGCGGCCGCTTTACCAAGCGCATCGATCCGCGCGCCCAAGGGCGTGCGGCCTTCAAACGCAAGCGGTTCTCGCACGTGACGGTCATCGTCAGCGAGACGCCGCCGGCCAAGCCGCCCAGAAAATCGGCCGGCGCCTCAGTTCAAGCGGCGCGCGCGACCCGTCGTTCCGCGGCGGGCGCCGGAGCGGCCAAGAAAACACCGCGAAAGAAACGCAGCACGCGTAAGCAGGCGGCAAGCGCCGCTGCGGGAGCATAG
- the rpsH gene encoding 30S ribosomal protein S8, with protein sequence MSITDPIADMLTRIRNANTANHKTVDVPASRAKQAIARILQDEGFIESFERLSEGPQGTIRIALRYGPEKEKIITGLRRISRPGLRVYTRKTEIPRVLGGFGLVIMSTPQGIMSGKLAKKRGVGGEVLAYIW encoded by the coding sequence GTGTCGATAACCGATCCCATTGCGGACATGCTGACGCGGATTCGCAACGCGAATACCGCCAACCATAAGACGGTCGACGTCCCGGCCTCGCGGGCGAAGCAAGCCATCGCCCGAATTTTGCAGGACGAAGGGTTCATCGAGAGCTTCGAACGCCTCTCGGAGGGTCCGCAGGGCACGATTCGGATTGCGCTCCGGTACGGTCCTGAAAAAGAGAAGATCATCACGGGCCTGCGCCGCATCTCGCGTCCCGGTTTGCGCGTCTACACGCGTAAGACGGAGATCCCGCGCGTCCTCGGCGGCTTCGGCCTGGTCATCATGTCGACGCCGCAAGGCATCATGTCGGGGAAACTCGCGAAGAAGCGCGGCGTCGGAGGAGAGGTTCTTGCGTACATCTGGTAA
- a CDS encoding type Z 30S ribosomal protein S14, which produces MAKTSLIIKSQRAPKFSVRRHNRCRVCGRPRGYLRKFAMCRICFRENAHLGVVPGVTKASW; this is translated from the coding sequence ATGGCTAAGACCAGTTTGATCATCAAATCGCAGCGTGCGCCGAAGTTCTCCGTGCGCCGGCACAACCGGTGCAGAGTATGCGGCCGCCCGCGCGGTTATCTCCGCAAATTCGCGATGTGCCGGATCTGCTTCCGGGAGAACGCCCATCTGGGCGTCGTTCCGGGCGTGACCAAGGCGTCGTGGTAA
- the secY gene encoding preprotein translocase subunit SecY has translation MFDNLRAAVLVPEIRQRILFVFFAFAWFVFMIHVQLPNVNQAAWQRVLQSGAFYNLLGFLSGGALQKLSIIAMGITPYINASIIMQLMTVVMPQLEELAKKGGEEGRKKISQYTRWLTIVLAAVQATFMAISMERSGVFYDTSIWYLLYAIVAMVGGTLFLMWLGEQISDKGIGNGVSLIIFIGIVLRYPQYVTQTYASASQGAESTLNLVLYVLTAIVIIISIIFLYQGQRRVPVQQARRVVGRKMFAGRSTYIPLRLNNAGVISMIFAISILLLPQQALSWFGRGQTITASGIWGALQHGLQAFSAWLNVWFTPNGLLYNIVYFVLVVIFTFFYSGIVLNTRDVADNLKKTGAFIPGIRPGQPTVDYLNKILTRITTAAAIYLGLLAVLPGALQRGLSVTTFYLGSTSLLIVVGVALDTITQIEARLAMRDYRGFIKR, from the coding sequence GTGTTCGATAACCTGCGGGCGGCGGTGCTCGTACCGGAGATCCGCCAGCGTATCCTCTTCGTCTTTTTCGCCTTCGCGTGGTTCGTCTTCATGATCCACGTGCAGCTGCCCAACGTCAATCAGGCAGCCTGGCAGCGGGTGCTGCAGAGCGGCGCCTTCTACAACCTGCTGGGCTTCCTCTCGGGCGGCGCGCTGCAGAAGCTTTCGATCATCGCGATGGGCATCACGCCTTACATCAACGCGTCGATCATCATGCAGCTCATGACGGTCGTCATGCCGCAGCTCGAAGAGCTCGCCAAGAAAGGCGGCGAGGAAGGCCGTAAGAAGATCAGCCAGTACACCCGCTGGCTGACGATCGTTCTGGCGGCGGTTCAGGCGACGTTCATGGCGATCTCGATGGAGCGCTCCGGCGTCTTCTACGACACGAGCATCTGGTATCTGCTCTACGCGATCGTCGCGATGGTCGGCGGAACGCTCTTCTTGATGTGGCTGGGGGAGCAGATCAGCGATAAAGGCATCGGCAACGGCGTCTCGCTGATCATCTTCATCGGTATCGTGCTGCGCTATCCGCAGTACGTCACGCAGACCTACGCATCGGCGAGCCAGGGGGCAGAGTCGACGCTGAACTTGGTTCTCTACGTCCTGACCGCGATCGTCATCATCATCTCGATCATCTTTCTGTATCAGGGGCAGCGGCGCGTTCCCGTGCAGCAAGCGCGGCGGGTCGTCGGCCGAAAGATGTTCGCGGGGCGCTCGACGTACATTCCCCTGCGCCTCAACAACGCGGGCGTCATCTCGATGATCTTCGCGATCTCGATCCTGCTCTTGCCGCAGCAGGCGCTTTCGTGGTTCGGCCGCGGGCAGACGATTACAGCCTCGGGCATCTGGGGTGCGTTACAGCACGGCCTGCAGGCCTTCTCGGCCTGGCTCAACGTCTGGTTCACGCCCAACGGCCTGCTCTACAACATCGTCTACTTCGTACTCGTCGTCATCTTTACGTTCTTCTATAGCGGCATCGTGCTCAACACGCGCGACGTCGCGGATAACCTCAAGAAGACCGGCGCCTTCATCCCGGGAATTCGCCCCGGCCAGCCGACCGTCGATTATCTGAATAAGATCCTCACCCGCATCACGACGGCGGCGGCGATCTACCTCGGCTTGCTGGCGGTGCTCCCGGGTGCGCTGCAGCGCGGCCTTTCGGTGACGACCTTCTATCTCGGCTCCACCTCTCTGCTCATCGTCGTCGGCGTGGCGCTCGACACGATCACGCAGATCGAGGCGCGTTTGGCGATGCGCGACTATCGCGGCTTCATCAAGCGGTAG
- the rplO gene encoding 50S ribosomal protein L15 — MADKQILKLGALKPAPGSRPKRQRIGRGHGSGMVKTGGEGGKGQTVRSGGGKGPAFEGGQTAWARRLPHKRGYSQKARDYGHFRSRLAVVNLGRLAEWDPSVEVSPESLRSRGVLKSERDGVKILGSGAPASLPSGLRFRDVLFSRSAREALEAAGAVISDGAKE, encoded by the coding sequence ATGGCAGACAAACAAATTCTCAAGCTTGGAGCCCTCAAGCCGGCACCCGGAAGCCGGCCGAAACGTCAGCGCATCGGCCGCGGCCACGGTTCGGGCATGGTCAAGACGGGCGGCGAAGGCGGCAAAGGCCAGACGGTTCGCTCGGGCGGCGGCAAGGGGCCGGCGTTCGAAGGCGGCCAGACCGCGTGGGCGCGGCGCCTGCCGCACAAGCGCGGCTACTCGCAAAAAGCGCGCGACTACGGCCACTTCCGCTCGCGTCTCGCGGTCGTCAACCTCGGCCGTTTGGCGGAATGGGACCCGAGCGTCGAAGTCTCCCCGGAATCGCTGCGCAGCCGCGGCGTCCTCAAGTCCGAACGGGACGGCGTGAAGATTCTCGGCAGCGGCGCGCCCGCGAGCCTGCCGTCCGGACTGCGTTTCCGCGACGTGCTCTTCTCGAGGAGTGCGCGCGAAGCGCTCGAGGCTGCAGGAGCCGTCATCTCCGACGGAGCGAAAGAATAA
- the rplP gene encoding 50S ribosomal protein L16, translating into MLTPKRVKWRKVQRGRMSGAAQRGNALTFGDFGLQAMEPCWMTNRQIEAARVAMTRHIKRGGKVWIKVFPDKPATKKPAEVRMGSGKGNPEFWVAVVRPGRVLFELSGVAPNVAREALQRAAAKLPIGTKIVSREDTP; encoded by the coding sequence ATGCTTACGCCAAAGCGAGTCAAGTGGCGCAAGGTTCAGCGCGGCCGGATGTCCGGCGCGGCGCAGCGCGGCAACGCGCTGACCTTCGGCGATTTCGGTCTGCAGGCGATGGAGCCGTGCTGGATGACGAACCGTCAGATCGAGGCCGCGCGTGTCGCGATGACCCGCCACATCAAGCGTGGCGGAAAGGTCTGGATCAAGGTCTTTCCCGACAAGCCGGCCACCAAGAAGCCGGCGGAGGTACGCATGGGCTCGGGTAAGGGAAACCCGGAGTTCTGGGTCGCGGTCGTACGGCCGGGGCGCGTGCTCTTCGAGCTCTCCGGCGTCGCGCCGAACGTTGCTCGTGAAGCGCTGCAGCGCGCGGCGGCCAAGCTGCCGATCGGCACGAAGATCGTCTCGCGCGAGGACACACCGTGA
- the rpsE gene encoding 30S ribosomal protein S5: MQYRGRDRDNSGIDETVVRVNRVAKVVKGGKRFSFSALVVVGDRKGKVGYAIGKATEVPEAIRKAVEQARKNMVTVAMVEKTIPHEVRHEVGAATVLLKPAAPGTGVIAGGSMRAVLELAGIHDILTKCLGTTNPINVVMATVSALKSLRTVEQVAAMRGKTVKEIYAA, encoded by the coding sequence ATGCAATATCGTGGTAGAGATCGAGATAACAGCGGCATCGATGAGACGGTCGTACGCGTCAATCGGGTCGCCAAGGTCGTCAAGGGCGGCAAACGTTTCAGCTTCAGCGCGTTGGTCGTCGTCGGCGATCGCAAGGGCAAGGTCGGCTACGCCATCGGCAAAGCCACCGAAGTTCCCGAGGCGATTCGCAAAGCCGTCGAGCAGGCTCGCAAGAACATGGTGACCGTCGCGATGGTCGAAAAGACGATTCCGCACGAAGTGCGGCACGAGGTCGGTGCGGCCACGGTTCTGCTCAAGCCCGCGGCACCGGGTACCGGTGTGATCGCGGGCGGATCGATGCGCGCCGTTTTGGAGCTCGCCGGCATCCATGACATCCTCACGAAGTGCTTGGGGACGACCAACCCGATCAACGTCGTCATGGCGACGGTCTCGGCGTTGAAGTCGCTGCGCACCGTCGAGCAGGTCGCGGCGATGCGCGGCAAGACCGTCAAAGAAATCTACGCGGCATAG
- the rplE gene encoding 50S ribosomal protein L5 has protein sequence MAERLRERYRQQVRKQLQERFGYKNVNQIPRLEKVVVNMSVGEAIVNPKALDAAVSELTAITGQKPVIAKAKKSIAAFKLRAGMNIGAKVTLRGDRMYVFVDKLFNVVLPRIRDFRGLPAKSFDGRGNYNLGLKEQLVFPEINYDKVDKTRGMDVTIVTTAKTDEEASEFLTAMGLPLQKARN, from the coding sequence ATGGCGGAGCGTTTGCGCGAGCGTTACCGGCAGCAGGTTCGCAAGCAGCTGCAGGAGCGTTTTGGTTATAAGAACGTCAATCAGATACCGCGGCTGGAGAAGGTCGTCGTCAACATGAGCGTCGGCGAAGCGATCGTCAATCCGAAGGCGCTCGATGCGGCGGTGAGCGAGCTCACGGCGATCACCGGGCAGAAGCCGGTCATCGCGAAGGCAAAGAAGTCGATCGCGGCCTTCAAACTGCGCGCCGGGATGAATATCGGCGCGAAGGTGACCCTGCGGGGCGACCGGATGTACGTATTCGTCGATAAGCTCTTTAATGTCGTGCTGCCGCGTATCCGCGATTTCCGCGGGCTTCCCGCAAAGTCGTTCGACGGGCGCGGCAACTACAACTTAGGGCTGAAAGAGCAGCTCGTCTTTCCGGAGATCAACTACGACAAAGTGGATAAGACCCGCGGCATGGACGTGACGATCGTCACGACCGCCAAGACCGACGAAGAGGCCTCCGAGTTCTTGACGGCGATGGGTCTGCCCTTACAGAAAGCGCGGAATTAA
- the rplW gene encoding 50S ribosomal protein L23 gives MDARDVIVAPRITEKSMADAQINQYTFVVHPQATKTQIRHAIEEIFHVNVLNVNTVNVRGKARTFARKGVRTRGQQSDFKKAVVTIKAGQKIELGGVNYFEQ, from the coding sequence ATGGACGCCCGTGACGTCATCGTCGCGCCGCGCATCACCGAAAAGTCGATGGCCGACGCGCAGATCAACCAGTACACGTTCGTCGTCCACCCGCAGGCGACCAAGACGCAGATCCGCCATGCGATCGAGGAGATCTTTCACGTCAACGTCCTCAACGTGAATACGGTCAACGTACGCGGTAAAGCGCGCACCTTCGCGCGCAAGGGCGTGCGGACTCGCGGCCAGCAGAGCGATTTCAAGAAGGCCGTCGTTACGATCAAGGCCGGTCAGAAGATCGAGCTCGGTGGAGTGAACTACTTTGAACAGTAA
- the rpsS gene encoding 30S ribosomal protein S19: protein MARSLKKGPYVADHLVKKVEKLNETRERRVIKTWSRDSTVLPSMVGHTIGVHNGKTHIPVYISENMVGHKLGEFSPTRHFRGHGGDKATVKS from the coding sequence ATGGCGCGGTCGCTAAAGAAGGGGCCGTACGTTGCGGACCACCTCGTCAAGAAGGTCGAGAAGCTCAACGAGACGCGCGAGCGGCGCGTGATCAAAACGTGGAGCCGCGATTCGACGGTGCTGCCGTCGATGGTCGGCCATACGATCGGCGTGCACAACGGCAAGACCCACATTCCGGTCTACATCAGTGAGAACATGGTCGGGCACAAGCTCGGCGAGTTTTCGCCGACGCGGCATTTCCGCGGCCACGGCGGCGACAAGGCCACGGTGAAATCGTGA
- the rplC gene encoding 50S ribosomal protein L3, translating to MKNILGRKVGMTSIFTSDGRSVPVTVIAAGPCTVVDRRTKETHGYEAVALGFEPRKRGSVTRPMAGYFKKQGVEPVRFVREFRGPQECEVGDTVTVSGFEPGDRVDVSGVSKGHGFSGGIKRHNFRGGGASHGSMIHRQPASNGDTNAGRTVKGSRRPGHFGVDRTTLQNLEVVQADGERNLLLVRGAVPGGKNALVIVTQSVKTRGKA from the coding sequence ATGAAGAACATCCTGGGCCGTAAAGTCGGGATGACCAGCATCTTCACCTCTGACGGGCGTTCTGTCCCGGTGACGGTGATCGCTGCCGGTCCCTGCACGGTCGTCGATCGGCGGACGAAGGAAACGCATGGCTACGAAGCCGTGGCGCTGGGTTTCGAGCCGCGCAAGCGCGGCTCGGTGACGCGCCCCATGGCCGGCTACTTCAAGAAGCAAGGCGTCGAACCGGTCCGGTTCGTGAGGGAGTTTCGCGGCCCGCAGGAATGTGAAGTCGGCGATACGGTGACGGTCTCGGGCTTCGAGCCCGGCGATCGCGTCGACGTCTCCGGGGTCTCGAAGGGACACGGATTCTCGGGCGGCATCAAGCGGCATAACTTCCGCGGCGGCGGCGCGAGCCACGGATCGATGATCCATCGCCAGCCCGCGTCGAACGGCGACACCAACGCCGGCCGGACGGTCAAAGGCAGCCGCCGGCCCGGCCACTTCGGCGTCGACCGCACCACGTTACAGAATCTCGAAGTCGTCCAAGCCGACGGCGAGCGCAATCTGCTGCTCGTCCGCGGCGCGGTCCCCGGCGGCAAGAACGCGCTGGTGATTGTGACGCAGAGCGTGAAGACGCGAGGGAAGGCCTAA
- the rplF gene encoding 50S ribosomal protein L6, which produces MSRIGKLPVVVPSGVKVEVDGGEVLVRGPKGELRQHILTDVVEVKLQDDRVVVDRKGDAKAHRSAHGLTRTLIANMVEGVSKGFRKSLEITGVGYRVAKSGENLTLSLGYSHPVPFAAPKGVVLSVEGQTKIHVEGIDKQAVGQVAADIRRLRKPEPYKGKGVRYEGERIRKKLGKAGKAGKK; this is translated from the coding sequence GTGTCTCGGATAGGAAAGCTGCCGGTCGTCGTTCCCTCGGGCGTAAAGGTCGAGGTAGATGGCGGCGAGGTACTCGTTCGCGGCCCGAAGGGCGAGCTGCGCCAGCATATTCTCACGGACGTCGTCGAGGTGAAACTGCAGGACGATCGCGTCGTGGTCGACCGTAAGGGTGATGCCAAAGCGCACCGCAGCGCGCATGGCTTAACGCGCACGCTCATCGCCAACATGGTCGAGGGCGTCAGCAAAGGCTTCCGCAAGAGTCTCGAAATCACCGGTGTCGGCTACCGCGTCGCAAAGTCGGGCGAGAACCTCACCCTCAGTTTGGGTTACTCCCACCCGGTTCCGTTCGCGGCGCCCAAGGGCGTCGTGCTCTCGGTCGAGGGCCAGACGAAGATTCACGTCGAGGGCATCGATAAGCAGGCCGTCGGACAAGTCGCCGCCGATATCCGGCGGTTGCGCAAGCCCGAGCCCTATAAAGGAAAAGGGGTTCGCTACGAGGGCGAGCGCATCCGCAAGAAGCTCGGTAAGGCCGGAAAGGCTGGTAAGAAATGA
- the rplX gene encoding 50S ribosomal protein L24 translates to MATKANIIKGDTVMVRRGKERGKRGTVRALHGSSATVEGINVVKRHTKSGTKSSNIGASSQTGGIVEKEAPLPLSALQYVCEKCKAPARLRRGRTAEGGLQRICARCGEPARESAKGG, encoded by the coding sequence GTGGCTACGAAAGCAAATATCATCAAGGGCGACACCGTCATGGTGCGTCGCGGCAAAGAGCGGGGCAAGCGCGGAACGGTCCGCGCGCTGCACGGCAGCTCGGCCACGGTCGAGGGGATCAACGTCGTCAAGCGCCATACGAAATCCGGAACGAAGTCGTCGAACATCGGTGCTTCCAGCCAGACGGGCGGCATCGTGGAAAAAGAGGCTCCGCTGCCGCTTTCGGCGCTGCAGTACGTCTGCGAAAAGTGCAAGGCGCCGGCGCGTCTGCGCCGTGGGCGCACCGCCGAGGGCGGCTTACAGCGGATCTGCGCGCGCTGCGGCGAGCCCGCGCGCGAATCGGCGAAGGGAGGGTAG